From Scleropages formosus chromosome 1, fSclFor1.1, whole genome shotgun sequence, a single genomic window includes:
- the LOC114912129 gene encoding cytotoxin I-like T-15, whose protein sequence is MSFTTSHIVNDSETTRKSSIQKPRMKVAMLAVSLLLVLACGEALKCNRCIGKGCTTTVETCSSDQDACCNVIFLPPMPVNYFRRCIRMTDCVLFKQTPNINAVCCNRDRCN, encoded by the exons atgtctttcaCTACTTCACACATTGTCAATGACAG TGAAACCACAAGAAAAAGCTCCATACAGAAGCCAAGAATGAAGGTCGCAATGCTTGCCGTCAGCCTCCTGCTAGTCTTGGCTTGTG GAGAGGCACTGAAGTGTAACAGGTGTATTGGAAAAGGCTGCACAACCACCGTTGAAACCTGCAGTTCAGACCAGGATGCCTGTTGCAACGTCATTTTCTTACCCCCCATGC CTGTTAACTATTTCAGAAGATGCATAAGGATGACAGACTGCGTCCTCTTCAAGCAGACGCCCAACATTAATGCTGTCTGTTGCAACCGGGACCGTTGCAACTGA